A stretch of Microbacterium caowuchunii DNA encodes these proteins:
- a CDS encoding gamma-glutamylcyclotransferase family protein, with product MTGSSPDQWLFAYGALQDPHVQLDTFGRLVQAEDDILLRHTLDYADTEDTRDANPAGTTVLPVLRRTGNAFDRVIGKVLAVTAEEVDAADEYQMSLYLRTAVTLESGRRAWIYVGEHGGGRA from the coding sequence GTGACCGGCTCATCCCCCGACCAGTGGCTGTTCGCCTATGGCGCGCTGCAGGATCCGCACGTCCAGCTGGACACGTTCGGCAGGCTCGTGCAGGCGGAGGACGACATCCTCCTGCGGCACACGCTCGACTACGCCGACACGGAGGACACCCGGGACGCGAATCCCGCCGGCACGACCGTGCTGCCGGTGCTGCGACGCACGGGCAACGCGTTCGACAGGGTGATCGGGAAGGTGCTGGCGGTCACCGCGGAGGAGGTGGACGCCGCGGACGAGTACCAGATGTCCCTCTACCTGCGGACGGCCGTCACCCTCGAAAGCGGCCGCCGGGCATGGATCTACGTCGGCGAGCACGGCGGGGGGCGCGCGTGA
- a CDS encoding YbaK/EbsC family protein: MTEVLHPRSVLVRDALRAAGIQGEIRVLPDAAATAAAAADALGIEVGAIANSLVFWSDDEPLLVMTSGAHRVDTAALARRLGRARIVRATVDQVRAATGQAIGGVAPTGHPAPVPTVVDEALAGFDELWAAAGTPHTVFPLTFAELVALTGGTVAKVDAD, encoded by the coding sequence GTGACCGAGGTCCTCCATCCCCGCAGCGTCCTCGTGCGCGACGCACTGCGGGCGGCGGGCATCCAGGGCGAGATCCGCGTGCTCCCCGATGCGGCAGCGACAGCGGCCGCGGCCGCCGACGCCCTCGGCATCGAGGTCGGCGCGATCGCGAACAGCCTCGTGTTCTGGTCCGACGACGAACCGTTGCTGGTCATGACCAGCGGCGCGCATCGGGTCGATACGGCCGCCCTCGCCCGTCGCCTGGGACGGGCACGCATCGTCCGGGCAACCGTCGATCAGGTGCGCGCGGCGACCGGGCAGGCGATCGGCGGAGTGGCGCCCACCGGGCACCCGGCGCCGGTGCCCACCGTCGTCGACGAGGCACTCGCCGGATTCGACGAGCTGTGGGCGGCCGCGGGGACGCCGCACACCGTCTTCCCCCTCACCTTCGCCGAGCTCGTCGCCCTCACCGGCGGTACCGTCGCGAAGGTCGACGCGGACTGA
- a CDS encoding SixA phosphatase family protein, with the protein MDLRRRARRGARVTTLVIVRHAAAEGGRPGLPDHERPLSERGRHDAPRMARRLAERGFRPGRILSSTAERARSTAAAFAAELGGRVELLPELYGADPETLLEVAATSDAAEVLLVAHDPGVSALAYELSEEIGHLPTCAVATFTWDADDPDAMASARPASWHLDVPR; encoded by the coding sequence ATGGATCTACGTCGGCGAGCACGGCGGGGGGCGCGCGTGACCACGCTCGTGATCGTGCGGCATGCGGCGGCGGAGGGTGGGCGTCCCGGGCTACCCGATCACGAACGCCCATTGAGCGAGCGCGGACGACACGATGCACCGCGGATGGCGCGACGGCTCGCGGAGCGGGGGTTCCGACCGGGCCGCATCCTCTCCAGCACCGCCGAACGGGCGCGCAGCACCGCCGCGGCGTTCGCGGCCGAACTGGGCGGCCGGGTCGAGCTCCTCCCGGAGCTGTACGGCGCGGATCCGGAGACCCTGCTCGAGGTCGCGGCGACGAGCGACGCTGCGGAGGTCCTGCTCGTGGCGCACGATCCCGGGGTCAGCGCACTCGCCTATGAGCTCAGCGAGGAGATCGGACACCTACCCACCTGTGCGGTGGCCACCTTCACCTGGGATGCGGACGATCCGGACGCGATGGCATCCGCGCGCCCCGCCTCCTGGCACCTGGATGTACCGCGCTGA
- a CDS encoding MFS transporter, translating into MGAYRDLLRTPGVGRIIAAQLTARFPNGMTSLAILLHVEQATGSYGAAGLVLAATSVGQAIAGPITSRWMGLWGMRKVITLTMVVCAIAITTIALVEMTLPAYMVLGLIAGLSTPPIQSAVRTIYPKMVNSRQLTPLYSLDASLQEIIWILAPVVITFVATQVGTWEALILIVVILLGGGTWFILSPELGRVRIPRSKRRLGKVLARPTVLLATVIGFLLIGACAAVEAGVVATFGHGGLEAGLVLAVFSVGSLAGGLSFGHIPIGPWAMARRMGIVAAGLCLTMFSLNVWWLGGTLLLAGIGIAPALAVLFAITSASVKFSDTAEAYGWVGTGQLIGAAAGSAVAGFLIDGVGPQGAYVAAAIFAVAGAIVAVACVRAFPDLRHRDPSPLPDTEPTRIIT; encoded by the coding sequence GTGGGCGCTTATCGGGATCTGCTGCGGACGCCGGGCGTCGGCCGCATCATCGCCGCGCAGCTGACGGCACGCTTCCCGAACGGGATGACCAGCCTCGCCATCCTGCTGCACGTCGAGCAGGCCACCGGCTCTTACGGCGCCGCGGGACTCGTCCTCGCCGCGACCTCGGTCGGCCAGGCCATCGCCGGCCCGATCACGAGCCGCTGGATGGGCCTGTGGGGCATGCGCAAGGTCATCACCCTGACGATGGTGGTCTGCGCGATCGCCATCACCACGATCGCCCTGGTCGAGATGACCCTCCCGGCGTACATGGTCCTGGGCCTCATCGCCGGCCTGTCCACGCCGCCGATCCAGTCCGCCGTGCGCACCATCTATCCGAAGATGGTGAACTCCCGCCAGCTCACCCCGCTCTACTCGCTGGACGCGTCGCTGCAGGAGATCATCTGGATCCTCGCCCCGGTGGTCATCACCTTCGTGGCCACCCAGGTCGGCACCTGGGAAGCGCTCATCCTGATCGTCGTCATCCTCCTCGGCGGCGGCACCTGGTTCATCCTCTCCCCCGAGCTCGGCCGCGTCCGCATCCCGCGCAGCAAGCGCCGGCTCGGCAAGGTGCTCGCACGCCCCACGGTGCTCCTGGCCACGGTCATCGGGTTCCTCCTCATCGGTGCGTGCGCCGCGGTCGAGGCCGGGGTCGTCGCGACGTTCGGGCACGGCGGGCTGGAGGCCGGGCTCGTGCTGGCCGTCTTCTCGGTCGGATCCCTCGCCGGCGGCCTCTCCTTCGGCCACATCCCGATCGGCCCGTGGGCCATGGCCCGCCGGATGGGGATCGTCGCGGCGGGGCTCTGCCTCACCATGTTCTCCCTCAACGTGTGGTGGCTCGGCGGCACGCTCCTGCTCGCCGGCATCGGCATCGCCCCGGCCCTCGCCGTGCTCTTCGCGATCACCTCCGCCAGCGTCAAGTTCAGCGACACCGCCGAGGCGTATGGCTGGGTCGGCACCGGCCAGCTCATCGGCGCCGCGGCCGGCTCCGCGGTGGCCGGGTTCCTCATCGACGGGGTGGGCCCGCAGGGCGCCTACGTCGCCGCCGCCATCTTCGCGGTGGCCGGCGCGATCGTCGCGGTGGCCTGCGTCCGCGCCTTCCCCGACCTCCGGCATCGCGACCCCAGCCCGCTGCCGGACACCGAGCCGACCCGGATCATCACCTGA
- the nrdI gene encoding class Ib ribonucleoside-diphosphate reductase assembly flavoprotein NrdI — protein sequence MATAVADKLGAVASSGGGAAPTIPLLVYFSSVSGNTARFIEKLGMRAVRLPLLSSQSMPVIDEPYVLVTPTYGGGQGRGDEKGAVPKQVIRFLNDEGNRRLLRGVISAGNTNFGDAYCAAGDIISRKCRVPHLYRLELFGTPEDVDRVSEGLERWWKQ from the coding sequence ATGGCAACCGCTGTCGCAGACAAGCTCGGCGCGGTTGCCTCCTCCGGCGGGGGCGCCGCTCCCACCATCCCGCTCCTGGTCTATTTCTCGAGCGTGTCGGGTAACACCGCACGTTTCATCGAGAAGCTCGGGATGCGGGCCGTCCGACTCCCGCTCCTCTCTTCGCAGTCGATGCCCGTCATCGATGAGCCGTACGTCCTCGTCACCCCCACCTACGGGGGCGGCCAGGGCCGCGGTGACGAGAAGGGCGCCGTCCCCAAGCAGGTGATCCGGTTCCTCAACGACGAGGGCAACCGGCGACTGCTGCGCGGAGTCATCTCCGCGGGAAACACCAATTTCGGTGACGCGTACTGCGCTGCCGGAGACATCATCAGCCGAAAGTGCCGTGTGCCGCACTTGTACCGGCTCGAGCTTTTCGGCACGCCAGAAGACGTCGATCGCGTCAGCGAAGGATTGGAACGATGGTGGAAGCAGTAG
- a CDS encoding acyl-CoA dehydrogenase family protein, which produces MTFDPQEHLPDALLERIRARAAEIDRDNVFPHEDLAELRAAGYLSILVPVDRGGSGLGLAEASLLQQRLAGAAPATALAVNMHLVWTGVAKVLRDRGMDDLAFVQTGSVAGEIFAFGISEAGNDLVLFGSGTDAVPSPDGSYTFTGTKIFTSLAPVWTQLGLHGLDRTSPDAPQIVYAFVPRSEAVETLDDWDTVGMRGTQSRTTRLHGAVAAPDRVVRRVAPGPQPDPLVFAIFSVFEILLASVYTGVARRALDLAVQAAQHRRSAKTGRMYSQDPDIRRRIADMAIAYDALGPQLSALATDVDAQTDHGGRWFSLLAGLKHRATTTAKHVVDQAVLVAGGSSYSAGSELGRLYRDVLAGLFHPSDPESAHAAAASAWLGPLED; this is translated from the coding sequence GTGACCTTCGACCCGCAGGAGCATCTGCCGGATGCGCTGCTCGAGCGCATCCGCGCACGGGCGGCGGAGATCGATCGCGACAACGTCTTCCCCCACGAGGACCTCGCCGAGCTCCGCGCCGCCGGTTACCTGTCGATCCTGGTGCCGGTCGACCGCGGCGGCAGCGGCCTGGGCCTCGCGGAGGCCTCCCTCCTGCAGCAACGTCTCGCCGGCGCCGCCCCCGCGACCGCTCTGGCGGTGAACATGCACCTGGTGTGGACCGGCGTCGCCAAGGTCCTGCGGGATCGCGGAATGGACGACCTCGCCTTCGTGCAGACCGGCTCGGTCGCCGGGGAGATCTTCGCCTTCGGCATCAGCGAGGCCGGCAACGACCTCGTGCTCTTCGGGAGCGGGACGGATGCGGTCCCCTCCCCGGACGGCTCGTACACCTTCACCGGGACGAAGATCTTCACCTCGCTCGCCCCCGTGTGGACGCAGCTGGGACTCCACGGGCTCGACCGGACCTCCCCGGACGCCCCGCAGATCGTGTACGCGTTCGTCCCGCGCAGCGAAGCCGTGGAGACGCTCGACGACTGGGACACCGTGGGCATGCGCGGGACGCAGTCGCGGACGACACGGCTCCACGGCGCCGTCGCCGCCCCGGACCGGGTCGTGCGCCGCGTCGCCCCGGGTCCTCAGCCGGACCCGCTCGTCTTCGCGATCTTCAGCGTGTTCGAGATCCTGCTCGCTTCCGTCTACACGGGCGTGGCGCGCCGGGCGCTCGATCTGGCCGTGCAGGCGGCACAGCACCGCCGCTCGGCCAAGACCGGTCGCATGTACAGCCAGGACCCCGACATCCGCCGGCGCATCGCCGACATGGCGATCGCCTACGACGCGCTCGGCCCCCAGCTGAGCGCGCTGGCGACGGACGTCGACGCGCAGACGGATCACGGCGGACGGTGGTTCTCCCTGCTGGCCGGGCTCAAGCACCGCGCCACGACGACCGCGAAGCACGTCGTGGATCAGGCCGTGCTCGTCGCCGGCGGGTCCTCCTACTCCGCCGGCAGCGAGCTGGGACGGCTGTACCGCGACGTGCTGGCAGGGCTGTTCCATCCCTCCGATCCGGAGTCCGCCCACGCGGCGGCCGCGAGCGCCTGGCTCGGTCCGCTCGAGGACTGA
- the nrdH gene encoding glutaredoxin-like protein NrdH, with product MAITVYTKPSCVQCTATYRALDSKGIEYDILDLSQDADALEQVKALGYLQAPVVITDEDHWSGFRPDKIDELASRLV from the coding sequence ATGGCAATCACCGTCTACACCAAGCCTTCCTGCGTGCAGTGCACCGCGACCTATCGTGCGCTGGATTCCAAGGGCATCGAATACGACATCCTCGACCTCTCCCAGGACGCCGATGCGCTCGAGCAGGTCAAGGCCCTCGGCTACCTCCAGGCGCCGGTCGTGATCACGGACGAGGACCACTGGTCCGGCTTCCGTCCCGACAAGATCGACGAGCTGGCCTCCCGACTGGTCTGA
- a CDS encoding DUF445 domain-containing protein — protein MARTPMALLSAADQERLRGLRVMKGIALGALVLLTIVFIVAFALQARYPWLAYVRAAAEGGMVGALADWFAVTALFRRPLGLPIPHTAIIPTRKDEIGRTLGEFVETNFLSGDIIRTKLAATRISARLGEWLRNPDHAERVATEGAAMAAGVLEALSDDDVQDVIADLAREHLIVPEWGPPLGGWLERLVQSGAHHEAVDLAADSVASWLTANREAFSGLLSRRLPGWVPSMVHNLIDEAAYHEAVKFIGAVRSDPAHPARDAIDGYLARLAENLQHDPATIGRFEDAKTTVFDSPRVRELAAEAWTTAKNGLVSALRDPESGLRRRAATALAEIGDRLVTDATLQQRVDGWVTDAAVFLVDRYRHDIASIITDTVERWDADETTEKIELMVGRDLQYIRLNGTIVGSLAGLLIFTIAHAVFGV, from the coding sequence ATGGCCCGCACTCCGATGGCTCTGCTCAGCGCCGCCGACCAGGAACGGCTCCGCGGCCTCCGCGTCATGAAGGGCATCGCCCTGGGCGCCCTCGTCCTGCTGACGATCGTGTTCATCGTGGCGTTCGCCCTGCAGGCGCGGTACCCCTGGCTCGCGTACGTGCGCGCCGCGGCGGAGGGCGGCATGGTCGGCGCGCTGGCGGACTGGTTCGCGGTCACGGCGCTGTTCCGCCGCCCGCTCGGTCTCCCCATCCCGCACACCGCCATCATCCCCACCCGGAAGGACGAGATCGGCCGCACCCTGGGGGAGTTCGTGGAGACGAACTTCCTCTCCGGCGACATCATCCGCACCAAGCTCGCCGCCACGCGGATCTCCGCACGACTGGGCGAGTGGCTCCGCAATCCCGACCACGCCGAACGTGTCGCCACCGAGGGCGCCGCGATGGCGGCCGGGGTACTCGAAGCGCTGAGCGACGACGACGTCCAGGACGTGATCGCCGACCTCGCCCGCGAGCATCTCATCGTCCCGGAATGGGGCCCGCCCCTGGGCGGGTGGCTGGAACGACTCGTGCAGTCAGGCGCGCATCACGAGGCGGTCGACCTCGCCGCAGACAGCGTGGCCTCCTGGCTCACCGCCAACCGCGAGGCGTTCTCCGGCCTGCTCTCCCGTCGCCTGCCGGGGTGGGTGCCGTCGATGGTCCACAACCTCATCGACGAGGCCGCGTACCACGAGGCCGTGAAGTTCATCGGCGCGGTCCGCTCGGATCCCGCTCACCCTGCGCGCGACGCCATCGACGGCTACCTCGCGCGCCTGGCGGAGAACCTGCAGCACGACCCGGCCACGATCGGCCGCTTCGAGGATGCCAAGACGACGGTGTTCGACTCGCCGCGCGTGCGCGAGCTCGCGGCCGAGGCATGGACGACGGCCAAGAACGGGCTGGTCTCCGCCCTCCGGGATCCCGAGAGCGGCCTGCGGCGCCGCGCGGCGACCGCACTGGCCGAGATCGGGGACCGGCTGGTGACCGACGCCACGCTCCAGCAGCGCGTCGACGGATGGGTCACGGATGCGGCGGTGTTCCTGGTCGACCGCTACCGCCACGACATCGCCTCCATCATCACGGACACGGTGGAGCGGTGGGATGCGGACGAGACCACCGAGAAGATCGAGCTCATGGTCGGACGGGATCTGCAGTACATCCGGTTGAACGGCACGATCGTCGGGTCGCTGGCGGGTCTACTCATCTTCACGATCGCGCATGCCGTCTTCGGGGTGTAA
- a CDS encoding alpha/beta fold hydrolase: MPATVVLPRLSWGDPAAHRHALLIHGLGSSGALMWRFGTALAEAGWHAVAVDLRGHGSAPRALDYTLAAYAADVGAVAPAQGGSWDAVVGHSLGGAAATLAAADRAEWTQRLVLIDPALHLLPADRETVRSSQEAAFADTSIEAVRRQHPRWHPQDVELKAQAAQLASVWAVEQTSSQNPAWDVRAAARRVSIPTHVIGSDPEVYSLFTGPTAAEVLAANPRITMSVVPRAGHSPHRDRPEATIAALHEALL, translated from the coding sequence ATGCCCGCAACCGTCGTGCTCCCCCGCCTCTCCTGGGGAGATCCCGCCGCACACCGTCACGCGCTGCTGATCCACGGTCTGGGCTCCTCCGGCGCGCTCATGTGGCGCTTCGGCACGGCCCTCGCGGAGGCGGGATGGCACGCCGTCGCCGTCGACCTGCGCGGCCACGGCTCCGCCCCGCGGGCACTGGACTACACTCTCGCCGCGTACGCGGCGGACGTCGGCGCCGTCGCCCCCGCGCAGGGCGGATCGTGGGATGCGGTGGTCGGGCATTCGCTCGGCGGCGCCGCGGCCACCCTCGCCGCCGCGGACCGCGCCGAGTGGACGCAGCGACTCGTCCTCATCGACCCGGCGCTGCACCTGCTCCCCGCCGACCGGGAGACGGTCCGCAGCAGCCAGGAGGCCGCGTTCGCGGACACGTCCATCGAGGCGGTGCGCCGGCAGCATCCGCGCTGGCATCCGCAGGACGTGGAGCTGAAGGCGCAGGCCGCCCAGCTGGCGAGCGTCTGGGCGGTCGAGCAGACCAGCAGTCAGAACCCCGCCTGGGACGTGCGCGCAGCGGCGCGGCGAGTGTCGATCCCCACCCACGTGATCGGGTCCGACCCGGAGGTCTACAGCCTCTTCACCGGCCCCACCGCGGCGGAGGTCCTCGCGGCGAACCCGCGGATCACGATGTCGGTCGTACCGCGCGCCGGCCACTCCCCCCACCGCGACCGGCCGGAGGCCACCATCGCCGCCCTGCACGAGGCGCTGCTGTGA
- a CDS encoding methyltransferase domain-containing protein, which yields MADSYTHGHHASVLRAHEWRTVENSAAYLLPYLQPGTTVLDVGAGPGTITVDIAGRVAPAGVVGVDAAADVLDRARAYAASEGATNVEFVVDDAYALRRPDGAFDVVHAHQVLQHLDRPVDALREFRRVAADGVVAARDVDYEGVIWYPLLPALAEWHDVYLRVHRRVAGDPAAGRKLKSWAREAGFREISCSASLWLFESDEDRKWWGGAWAERAVESSFAQHAIDLGETDRDGLERIAAGWRAWADASDGWLLMPHGEIVARG from the coding sequence ATGGCCGACAGCTACACCCATGGGCATCACGCCAGCGTGCTCCGCGCACACGAGTGGCGCACCGTCGAGAACTCCGCGGCGTACCTCCTCCCGTATCTGCAGCCGGGGACGACCGTCCTCGATGTCGGGGCGGGGCCGGGCACGATCACGGTCGACATCGCCGGCCGGGTGGCGCCCGCCGGGGTCGTCGGGGTCGATGCGGCGGCGGACGTCCTCGACCGGGCGCGCGCCTATGCGGCGTCGGAGGGCGCGACCAACGTCGAGTTCGTGGTCGACGACGCCTACGCCCTCCGCCGGCCGGACGGGGCGTTCGACGTCGTGCACGCCCACCAGGTGCTGCAGCACCTGGACCGTCCCGTCGATGCGCTGCGGGAGTTCCGGCGGGTGGCCGCCGACGGCGTCGTCGCCGCGCGCGACGTCGACTACGAAGGCGTGATCTGGTACCCGCTCCTGCCCGCGCTCGCGGAGTGGCACGACGTCTACCTGCGCGTGCATCGGCGGGTGGCCGGCGATCCCGCGGCCGGCCGCAAGCTCAAGTCCTGGGCGCGCGAGGCGGGCTTCCGCGAGATCAGCTGCTCCGCGTCCCTGTGGTTGTTCGAATCGGATGAGGACCGGAAATGGTGGGGCGGAGCATGGGCCGAGCGCGCGGTCGAGTCCTCCTTCGCCCAGCACGCGATCGACCTCGGCGAGACCGACCGCGACGGGCTGGAGCGGATCGCGGCCGGGTGGCGGGCCTGGGCGGATGCGTCCGACGGGTGGCTCCTCATGCCGCACGGCGAGATCGTCGCCCGCGGGTAG
- a CDS encoding Glu/Leu/Phe/Val dehydrogenase family protein, which yields MTHAPTLPDFAHERVEVTTGSRSGLVITVALHSSALGPALGGARLWTYPHWSDAVADALRLSSAMTLKNAVAGLDSGGGKAVIAIPEGTQLDAARRRAAFLDLGDAVEAFDGSYRTAEDVGSTTDDMLAVRERTTHVVGLPDRVGGSGEPAGPTSMGVYAAIGATLERVHGTASLEGRRITISGLGQVGGRLAIRLGTEGALLTVTDVNPAKRALAEQLGAIWVEPGTEHLVPADVFVPAGIGGVLTESVIDALEARAVCGPANNPLATRADADRLAARGILFTPDFVANAGGVIYLDLEERGADREETMRRVNAIGDTVRHLLDDAEEHGITPLAAAEAYAARRLDSAARVSESV from the coding sequence ATGACGCACGCCCCGACCCTGCCCGACTTCGCCCATGAACGCGTGGAGGTGACGACGGGTTCCCGCAGCGGTCTCGTGATCACCGTCGCCCTGCACTCCTCCGCGCTGGGACCCGCACTCGGCGGCGCCCGACTCTGGACCTATCCGCACTGGAGCGACGCCGTCGCCGACGCGCTCCGTCTCTCCAGCGCGATGACGCTCAAGAACGCCGTCGCGGGATTGGATTCCGGCGGCGGCAAGGCCGTGATCGCGATTCCCGAGGGCACCCAGCTCGACGCGGCACGACGGCGCGCGGCGTTCCTCGACCTCGGCGATGCAGTGGAGGCGTTCGACGGCTCGTACCGGACCGCAGAGGACGTCGGTTCGACGACCGACGACATGCTGGCTGTCCGCGAACGCACCACCCATGTCGTGGGGCTCCCCGACCGCGTGGGCGGGTCCGGCGAACCCGCCGGCCCGACGAGCATGGGCGTCTACGCCGCGATCGGCGCCACCCTGGAACGGGTGCACGGAACGGCATCCCTGGAGGGGCGACGGATCACGATTTCCGGCCTCGGACAGGTGGGAGGCCGTCTCGCCATCCGCCTGGGTACGGAAGGCGCGCTGCTGACCGTCACCGATGTCAACCCGGCCAAGCGCGCCCTCGCCGAACAGCTCGGCGCCATCTGGGTGGAACCGGGTACCGAGCACCTGGTGCCGGCCGACGTGTTCGTCCCGGCCGGCATCGGCGGAGTCCTCACGGAGAGCGTCATCGACGCCCTCGAGGCGAGGGCGGTCTGCGGTCCCGCGAACAACCCGCTGGCTACCCGTGCGGATGCGGATCGGCTCGCCGCCCGCGGAATCCTGTTCACACCGGATTTCGTCGCCAACGCCGGCGGCGTCATCTATCTGGACCTCGAGGAGCGGGGGGCCGACCGCGAGGAGACGATGCGGCGGGTCAACGCCATCGGCGACACCGTCCGTCATCTCCTCGACGACGCCGAGGAGCACGGGATCACCCCGCTCGCGGCCGCCGAGGCCTACGCCGCACGGCGTCTTGACTCCGCCGCACGGGTGAGCGAATCCGTCTAG
- the nrdE gene encoding class 1b ribonucleoside-diphosphate reductase subunit alpha — MVEAVATEAQAFKHNPAYEGLDYHALNAMLNLYDANGKIQFDADKRAAREYFLQHVNQNTVFFHSLQEKLEYLVEKEYYEPSVLAKYPAEFIQQIHDFAYGKKFRFETFLGAFKYYTSYTLKTFDGKRYLERFEDRVVMTGLALADGDQGLALKLVDEILSGRFQPATPTFLNAGKAQRGELVSCFLLRIEDNMESIARGINSALQLSKRGGGVALLLSNIREAGAPIKQIENQSSGIIPVMKLLEDSFSYANQLGARQGAGAVYLSAHHPDIMRFLDTKRENADEKIRIKTLSLGVVVPDITFELAKNDEDMYLFSPYDVERVYGVPFGDISVTEKYREMVDDARIKKTKINAREFFQTIAEIQFESGYPYIMFEDTVNKANPIKGRINMSNLCSEILQVNTPTTYNEDLSYAEIGKDISCNLGSMNIALAMDGKDLGQTVETAIRALTAVSTQSHIASVRSIEDGNDRSHAIGLGQMNLHGYLAREHVYYGSPEAIDFTNIYFYTVLFHALRASNNLAIERGTAFDGFEDSTYASGEFFDKYIERPWVPETEKARELFAGIDIPTQADWVALKESIQKHGIYNQNLQAVPPTGSISYINNSTSSIHPIASKIEIRKEGKLGRVYYPAPFMTNDNLEYYQDAYEIGYEKVIDTYAAATQHVDQGLSLTLFFKDTATTRDINKAQIYAWRKGIKTIYYIRLRQMALEGTDMSECVSCML; from the coding sequence ATGGTGGAAGCAGTAGCGACCGAGGCTCAGGCCTTCAAGCACAACCCCGCATATGAAGGGCTGGATTACCACGCCCTCAACGCGATGCTCAACCTGTACGACGCGAACGGGAAGATCCAGTTCGACGCCGACAAGCGTGCGGCGCGGGAGTACTTCCTGCAGCACGTCAACCAGAACACGGTGTTCTTCCACTCCCTGCAGGAGAAGCTCGAGTACCTGGTCGAGAAGGAGTACTACGAGCCCAGCGTGCTGGCCAAGTACCCCGCCGAGTTCATCCAGCAGATCCACGACTTCGCCTACGGCAAGAAGTTCCGCTTCGAGACGTTCCTCGGGGCGTTCAAGTACTACACCAGCTACACGCTGAAGACGTTCGACGGAAAGCGCTACCTCGAGCGCTTCGAGGACCGCGTCGTCATGACCGGCCTCGCGCTCGCCGACGGCGACCAGGGCCTCGCGCTCAAGCTCGTCGATGAGATCCTGTCCGGCCGCTTCCAGCCTGCGACCCCCACCTTCCTCAACGCCGGGAAGGCGCAGCGCGGCGAACTCGTGTCCTGCTTCCTCCTGCGCATCGAGGACAACATGGAGTCGATCGCCCGCGGCATCAACTCCGCGCTGCAGCTGTCCAAGCGCGGCGGCGGCGTGGCGCTGCTGCTCTCCAACATCCGCGAGGCCGGCGCCCCGATCAAGCAGATCGAGAACCAGTCCAGCGGCATCATCCCCGTCATGAAGCTGCTCGAAGACAGCTTCAGCTACGCCAACCAGCTCGGCGCCCGTCAGGGGGCCGGTGCGGTCTACCTGTCCGCGCACCACCCCGACATCATGCGCTTCCTCGACACCAAGCGTGAGAACGCCGACGAGAAGATCCGCATCAAGACCCTGTCGCTCGGCGTGGTCGTGCCCGACATCACGTTCGAGCTCGCCAAGAACGACGAGGACATGTACCTCTTCTCGCCGTACGACGTCGAGCGCGTCTACGGCGTGCCGTTCGGCGACATCTCGGTCACCGAGAAGTACCGCGAGATGGTCGACGACGCCCGCATCAAGAAGACCAAGATCAACGCGCGCGAGTTCTTCCAGACGATCGCCGAGATCCAGTTCGAGTCCGGTTACCCGTACATCATGTTCGAGGACACCGTGAACAAGGCGAACCCGATCAAGGGCCGCATCAACATGTCGAACCTGTGCAGCGAGATCCTCCAGGTGAACACCCCGACGACCTACAACGAGGATCTCTCCTACGCCGAGATCGGCAAGGACATCTCGTGCAACCTCGGCTCGATGAACATCGCGCTGGCGATGGACGGCAAGGACCTCGGTCAGACGGTGGAGACCGCCATCCGTGCCCTCACCGCGGTCAGCACGCAGAGCCACATCGCCTCGGTGCGCTCCATCGAGGACGGCAACGACCGGTCGCACGCGATCGGCCTCGGCCAGATGAACCTGCACGGGTACCTCGCCCGCGAGCACGTGTACTACGGCTCGCCCGAGGCGATCGACTTCACGAACATCTACTTCTACACGGTGTTGTTCCACGCGCTGCGCGCGTCGAACAACCTCGCCATCGAGCGCGGTACCGCGTTCGACGGGTTCGAGGACTCGACCTACGCGTCGGGGGAGTTCTTCGACAAGTACATCGAGCGCCCCTGGGTGCCCGAGACCGAGAAGGCCCGTGAGCTGTTCGCCGGCATCGACATCCCGACGCAGGCCGACTGGGTGGCGCTCAAGGAGTCCATCCAGAAGCACGGCATCTACAACCAGAACCTGCAGGCCGTGCCGCCGACCGGGTCGATCTCGTACATCAACAACTCGACGAGCTCCATCCACCCGATCGCGTCGAAGATCGAGATCCGCAAGGAAGGCAAGCTCGGTCGCGTCTACTACCCGGCGCCGTTCATGACGAACGACAACCTGGAGTACTACCAGGATGCATACGAGATCGGCTACGAGAAGGTCATCGACACGTACGCCGCTGCCACCCAGCACGTCGACCAGGGCCTGTCGTTGACGCTGTTCTTCAAGGACACCGCCACCACGCGCGACATCAACAAGGCGCAGATCTACGCCTGGCGCAAGGGCATCAAGACGATCTACTACATCCGTCTGCGCCAGATGGCGCTCGAGGGCACCGACATGTCCGAGTGCGTCAGCTGCATGCTGTGA